The Salminus brasiliensis chromosome 22, fSalBra1.hap2, whole genome shotgun sequence genomic interval tgtgtgatattagCAGTGTGTGTCTTCCTGAGGGGTAATGGGGTGTAGCCTCATTTAGGATGAGCTTTAATTGAAAGTAGCTCCGGGCCCGGCGGCCGTTAAAGAGCGAGTGTCCGTATCTCCAGCAGCTCGGTCTCAGTGTGACGTCTCTTTCTCCCGAGTCTAAAGGCTcctgtctctcttctcttttcagaCTGCAGCCTAATGTTGATACGAGACAGAAGCAGCTGGCGGCCTGGTGCTCCCTCGTCTTGTCGTACTGCCGCCAGCGGAAGCTCTACACAGTCGACGTGCTGGAGGCTCAAGAGAGCCCGGTGTTCAACAACAAGAAGATCGAGAGTATCCTTCAACACAGCAGCCGTGGCGTTACAGAGCCGAGAAGACACCCGGTGTCTCCTAAACAGTCGCTGGCCAGTTTATCAGAAACAGTTCCCTTACACACTCTTTTGCGCTTCAAAATCcctaatacactatatggacagaagtattgggacacctgcccattcattgtttcttctgaagtcaagagCCTTAAAAGGGGtctcctgtccagggaagaagagcgttagtgaggtcaggatgttcagtCCCATCcaaaagtcctggatggagctccaccatccatcattccagagaacacagctcttccactgctccacagcgcaatgctggggggctttatacccctcctctagcccacacctagcattagacagcatggggccaataggttcgtgatctagagagtcctattctattggcagctgtgtgtgtttgtgcatttgcacatctctgtcagcgatgggtgcaaaattagctgaatgcgttcattagaaatggtgtccacatacttttggcagTTCTGACGATCCCTGTTAAGCCTTGTTATTTGCCCTGACCTGCGCTTCTCAGGAAAGCTCTCTGTCGAGGCGATACAGGTCGTCtttgaggagctgaggaaaAAAGGTAATTTGACAGAATGGTTGAGATGGTGCCTCAGGTGGAGCTCAGCTCAGTGCTCCGCCTGTGCGTCTCCACCAGTGAAGCTCTAACAGTCCGTCGCTGTTGATCACAGGGAACCTGGAGTGgatggacaaaaacaaaacgcGCTGTTTGATCATGTGGAGGAGACCGGAGGAGTGGGGCAAGCTGATCTATCAGTGGGTGAGTCCTCCACCTGCCTGGTGGTGGGGTTGACGGGGCTCTTGGGCTTATTTCAGCATTATCTTGGTTTTAGAGTTGAGTGTAGCAAAACCACGAAAGTGGATGTAGCAcaacactacacccattttTACCCATGATTTAGCGTAGCCATGGAAATGGATGTAGCGGATCCATGGAAAGGGGTGTAGCGGATCCATGGAAAGGGGTGTAGCGtaacactacacccatttccgtGGTGTAGCATATTCAGTGAAATGAGTGTGgcgtagcataacactacacccatttctgtTGTGAATCGTATCCATTGAAATGAGTGTGGTGTAACCGTGAAAATGGGTGTAGCGTTACCACAGGAATAGATGTAGCATTACACTACTCCCACTTCCATTGTGTAGCTTATCTATGAAAATGGATGTAGCATAACACTACGCCTGTTTCCAGTAGGCTGCACCCATTTTCATGGTTACACCACACCCTTTTCCATGGATGCACTACACcatagaaatgggtgtagcgtTTCAGTGGAAATGGGTGAGGCGTTACCACAGAAATGGAtatagcataacactacacctATTTCCATGGTGTAGCGTATCCACggaaatgggtgtagcgtaGCCACTAGGCTGAGAGCTGGTGCTGCAGCTGGGAAAGCGGCGCTGGCTGAGTCGTAGGAGGCGCTTTGAGCCGACCGCTGTGGGCGGAGGAAATCGCGAGCGGTTCACTCAGGATCCAGGACCAGGCTGCATTGACCCCTGACCTTATTTCGAGTTCCCGTGGATGCATGTGTGGCTCCGCCTGAGCGTGAAGTTCACTGTCCTGTGCTTCTGTTTCAGGTCTCTAAAAACGGCCTGGTCAACTCGGTGTTCACGCTCTACGAGCTGTCCAACGGCGACGACACGGAGAGCGAAGGTGGGACTGAAGGCTGCTGCTCAGTACAACAGATTTAAAGCGGCGATGCTGAAATAactcataattataatattcatattattataatattcatatttattattcatattcacTTCTGTCTCAGTTCGGCCGTGTTGAAGACACTTGTACATTTGGAGTGGCGCCGCCATTGCAGTGATGACGTTTAGgctataattaattaattaattaatatcagAGTATCTGGACTGGCTTCAGGCTCGGTCAGCCAGCCGAGACGTGCTCGGTGTCTGACGtgggcttctttagtttacgaCGGGAGAtactaggctaacgttgctaacaaacactgggcttagactgtcaccaatttactcatctctgtaaacacaGGGCCAAGGGGCTTTAGTTTAAGCTGgaacttcatcatcatcatcatcatcatcgtcatcctcctcatcctcataaCCTCCCGCTTTGTAGTGCTGTTCCACTTTCAGACCAGATGGAGGTGCGCGGCGGAGTGATGCCACACACTGGTATCACTCCGCTGAGGTGAACGTGGTCCCTCCAGCGTCCCTCCAGCGTCCCTCCAGCCCTCCGGAGAGGTCTCCACGTCCATTTACTGAACTAATGCagatctggaggagctctggTTGACAGAGATGAgtaaattggtgacagtctaagccaTAGAAAGCGTAAACCATAGAAGCACACGTCAGACACCAACCCTGTCTCGGCCGGTCGGCTGAATCAGGGCTCAGGTTCCTCGTGGTACCGCTCGGACGTAGCGCGTTCTCAGGCAATTCTCTGTACACTTCATTTCCCAGAGTTCCACGGGCTCGAGGACTGGATGCTGCTGCGCTCTCTGCAGGCCCTGCAGGCTGAAGGCAAGGCGGAAGTCATCATGATGGACGACGGGAAAGGCGTCAAGTTCTTCTGAACCGTGGCGCTCGGATTCAGCCTTTGGGAAGGCGGGGTTATCGGGCTGCTTCTTCCTCAGCTGGTTTTCCCGACACAGATTAAGTCTGGCGCTGGACTGAAGGGGATTCCCTGATTCCCGACTTCGCAGAACCTCGACCAACTGTGTTCCAGTCTTAAGCTGTGACCCGGAAAATCCTAGCACTAGTCTTAGCACTCCATTAGTTAAAGAAATacatttcttattattattattatttttattctgtaacctaatctccatctgctgcatctgtagcacACGATCAGTAAACTGACCCCTGCTAATCAATCAAACGCTACGTACCGAGAGCGAGATCCGGCTGGAAGCCCACTGTAGTCGATGCATTGTGTAGATATACCCGTAAACCGCTCAGATCTCAGTGACCCGGGACTTCACTCAGAGACCTCATGCAAAGCACTGGAAGGTCAGTCAGTCGGCCGCTAATGCATatcaggaccccccccccccccccaaaaaaaaaaaaaaaaaaaactctcccCTCCACTCGTCCCTAAGGTTGGTTTTTGCTGTAAATCCCAGCGGACTCTACTTGAACATCTCCTCCGTGTGCTACCATGTCAACCCAAAAGATCCCTGTTTGGGAACCTCCTAATGCTTCCTAGTCGAAAGAGACGAAGCTAGAGCCGGTGCTGGCGGCCACTCGGCCCGTAGCACCCGTTTGCTGAAACCTCTCAGTAGCATCGAGTTCCTCTTCTTGTTCGTGTCCCACCACCTTTTCTACCAGTGTAAAACTGTCCAAATAAACCAGGCGGGTTTGCATCCCTCTCTGTTCCGGTTCTTGAATTGATCTGCAGTGCAGAACCCTTCTGTTTGTCGAGGGTTCTGGTCTGGGTTCTGGTCTGGGTTCTGCTTTGGTCTCCTTTTGTTTTTGATTGACAGAGCTGGGGAAAGTTTCGGGACCTGGCAGGAACTCGCCTCCTGCCGTTGActttaaaagtttgtggacaccccttctaatgaaggcatcaTTCAGCtagtcacacagcttgtctaggccctgtagagacgtactgccaatagaataggactccctgcaggagctgatcagttaacatgaacctattggctccatgcagcctaatgccaggtgtgggctagaggagggatATAAAGCTAGAGGGACTGACtatgttccctggaatgatggatggtggagctgaacgcaatcaatcaaatcctcacagcaatgattctccaaaatctagtagaaagtcttcttccctggacagtagagacagttactccaacaaaagcaggatcagctctttttaatagccttgatttcagaagaaacgatgaatgagcaggtgtcccaatacttttgtccacatagtgttgTGAGAGcttctcaccaccacactgtgctggactctggtcCCTGTGGCATGGGGGACAAATTACTGCATGGTACCCATGGTAACGGAGCCACTCCGAAGTGAGCAGTGCCACCGGAGCAGTAAGGGGGTTAAGGGCCCTGctgaagggcccaacagtgccaGCGAAGTGGACCCGGGTATTGATCCACAGCCCTGTAAGCAACAACACCGCCCATTAACCACTGAGCCTCCACGGCTAATCGCTCAAGGTGTGAATAGTGGCAGGTAAGTGGAcgtgggtatcgaacccacaaccatgtgatgAACAACACAGAAGACACCAAGACATCAAGCTGCAGAGGTCCATGTGGTACAGCTGTGGATTGCAAAAGcattgctgagtggttgctaaggcgttgctaggtggttgctatgtttgtGTAATTGAGCGTTTTGGCTGAATTGGTGGAGAGTGGTGGCTGTGGTATAGCTGTCGGTCACTAAGGCGTTGCTTGGTGTAGGTGTGTGGTAAAGTGTGGTGTGCCAGACAACGCTTGGTCCGAAAGCTCGTTCAATCCATTTGGCTAACAGAgccgtgtccacaaacttttgtccttAAAGGACTAAAAGGTCACGCGGTGGCGCCCTCTGCTGTACATGCAGGTGCACTGCAGCTCAGGTAGCTTGGCACCCTCCAGAATACTCAGCAGCTCACTCCCAGGCCTAGGCGGTGTCCTAGGCCGGATCCGGGCCCCTGGGGCAGCTGGGAAAAGTAGCAGAAGACCCGTCATTATCTGACCGTGTTTATATTAAACTCGCTGCTGTTTTCATTGGACCGTTTTTCTCGAGGAGCACAAACTGCGCTCGTGGCATTTCCCTCCCTAAATTTACCGCATCCTGAGTCCAACGTGAGAAACGGCCTCGGCGCCGTTACCCAGGCTCTGTGGGGGGCGGACGGCCCACTGTTTATTTTCTGCCAGGCGCTTTTCTAGAATCTGCAACCGTTGAAGGAGAACTCAGGGCCATTCTGAGTGGGGGTTCGGTGGTGTGAAACCAGAgctgggttctagataacccccctccccccccccctcccgtcagagctggagttctacagtggaggtaaaGGGAAGCAGATGTCCGATGACCAGCTCTTCAGCCACCTGGACCTTCTGAAGCTGGTCGGCCTGCTGGTCACACCCTGAGCCTAATAACGCTGCTCGCTGCTCGCTGCTCACCCTACGACCCTCTAATCCCGTTTCATGCTTCCCAGGACTTGACGGCTCCTCTGCCCTCTCTCGGCTCTGAGGACGAAGATCGTATTGGAGGTGACGGGGTTGTGAGGAGGACAAGGTGGGCGGTGGGGGAGGGCAGagctgtgtctgtgcatgtctgTGCATGCTCTCGTAGAGTCTCGTAGAGTCTCCGTC includes:
- the vps25 gene encoding vacuolar protein-sorting-associated protein 25, yielding MSSEWPWQYNFPPFFTLQPNVDTRQKQLAAWCSLVLSYCRQRKLYTVDVLEAQESPVFNNKKIERKLSVEAIQVVFEELRKKGNLEWMDKNKTRCLIMWRRPEEWGKLIYQWVSKNGLVNSVFTLYELSNGDDTESEEFHGLEDWMLLRSLQALQAEGKAEVIMMDDGKGVKFF